The DNA segment TATAATgaagtaaacattgtttcaaaatcTTTAAGTATTCAAGACAAGTAAACAGTccataataaaaaaagaacaaaaacaaaagacaaacattaAATTAAGGGTACATCCAAACTTATAAGTTTCTGTATTCTGTTTCCTAATGTCACTGTTTTCAAAAAGTATGCGTTCATTTAGAGTGTTTTTGAAACTGAAAACGCTGTTCcaatgtggatgagaggcgtaaataaAGCGAAATCAATatggtttttaaattaaaacatattaGTGCGAACATGAAAACCAGTGCTTGAATACTTCATACTACTGTTGAAAAcgtatttaaaaagtaaatattcaAACGTGTATCTGCATTACAGCAagagcacacgcacacacaaagaaACCACATGTCTAGTTTCTCTCTCTACTCTTTCCTTTTTAAATTGCACCATTCTTTTATGCTtaaaagtaattcgattacagtTACTAATTACTTTGTCATTTGATTACATCCAAGAAGACAACATAAAATGTACCGATCTAGTGCATGTTTGCATTTAAACTACAAGTAAAATAACAGCGAAGATGGGTGCAAGAACATGTCCGTGTGAATGGCCCTTTTATTCTTTATTACAAGAAAATCAAGCAGTGCACATTATTTTCCTCTCTAAAACAGTGGCCAAAACTCTTATTTAAAAGTGTTGGAAGTAAGTCGCTGGAGTCCTCTGGCTGTATCGCTATGCTTTCAGAACAGATTGAAAAAGTGCACTTTACTGTAAGACAAAGTTCCTATCTGATTGGCTGAATTTCAGAGGAGGAGGCGGAGCTTGTAAAATCATTGGTCTGCGGAACAATAGGTTTTTCAGATGTTGCTCAGAGACGCAGCATTGCATGGAATCATTGTGTACAGCAACAAAACAAGTGAAACTTCATACGAACTAAAGCCGTCCATCCAGAGACCGTTTCGAATCAGAGTTTTGTAAAACTGTGACTATTTGTCATCATGTTGAAAGTCCTCAACAAGGACATGTTGTTGTCCATTGCTGCGAAGTTCACTGCACAAAGTTCACAATGTACGAAGACGTGGACTTTATTTTTCGAGACTGCCTGAACTGACGCTGCTGAAGATCAATATGTAATTTCACGGTCGCGCATACACTTGTACGTTTTTCTTCCAGTTTCATTCTCAACTTACGAGTAGTTTCCTTAATGtcgtttgtgtattttgtgtaaagATCACAAGATTAGGAGACTTGAGTTACACCATTATTTGTCCAAACTActagctgctgtttttgtttataagaatagttcacccaaaaataaacattctatcatggtttactcaccctcatgtcgttccaaacctgtatgattttctttcttcagtggaacagaaAAGACGGActgcaaagctccaaaaaggacactaTTCTTTCATTGGATGGAAAAATTCAGCTTGGACATTTTGTGActcttgaggatgagtaaataatgaacttACTTTTTGGTGATCTTTGGGTAACTCATGTAGATAATAAATAGAAATTTGGATTAGAATATGTCCATCTTCATTTAAACATGTCATTAACTGGTTGTCACTTTTTTTTAACCACCACATTTTgtgatttgttttctgtttttgttgtgtGCTTTTTGACTTTGGGGAAAACGTATCTTGTGCAACATGCTGCTCTTTATTTGGCAACTCTTATTTGGTCGATTTAAAGTGTCCCATGATTTAAAAGAGTTGTTTAAGGTTTTGAtttactggtaacactttacaataaggttacatttgttaacattagttaacatgaactaacaatgactaATACGGTTCAGTCTCGGttgatgttcatttcaacatataataatacatttttaaaatgaaaagttataTATGTTAACACTTAATGCTTTGTGAACTAACATGATTGCACAAtagtttattatataatttagcattaattattcataaatgctgttaaaactaCTAGTTAGTTCAAGATACctcatgcatttactaatgtttatgATCAGAACCTTGTTCTAAAGTGGTACTTAACAGAATTTCTAGATGTTTTAGGTTAAAAGTGTCCTTTTCCTTTTCATATATGTGCTTCAGCAATGCTTTTGTGCTAGACAACAAAACAAGTGGAATGATGTAAAGATGAATGaattatatttttctatttaaagtCATATTTTAACCTGTCGGTGAGAACTTGAGAATGTTGCTTCAGCTTTTATTTTATGCCTCGTTCTCCATCATCACTCAGTCACTGAAGGTCTGTACACTCCTGTCTTAAACTCTTAAAGATCGGGTCACATTGAATCAGAGACTCATTTTTGGGCTGATTGGCAGCAACAGATGACACAATAAAGATGTGAAATTGCATGGTCTCATTTGACTTATTTTTTGTATGGGAAAATCTTCAATTAAAATAATAGttaacccataaatgaaaattttgacaatatttactcgcatgtcattccaaatatgttttttttaaagaatcttttTCCTCAcgcaaagctatcgtatggcatcagaagacctggaatatagtgcacaagttgtatggactactctTACTTTAGGGGGCTGAACTGTGAGAAGATTGTTTAAagaatttaattttgtgtttcacagaaaattaacagcatgtgggtttggaacaacatgaggtgagtaaataatgacaaaatgtgtCGATTTATTCCCAACAATCtaaaatttatttaattcaataaagaaTGATTTTAAAAGTGCACTaagtaatatttgtttttgtgtcatcttggacttacactgacacctagtggtttggatgcagcatcattgaaaatcaatggttttcagtttcagatgtcattgtagaaatgtagtattcacagtcagtcatgattactgtaatcaatgagtgaaagtgtccaataacaggacggttactgagattaatcgagtagtattcagctggtcatgtgatcctaacatggccgcccccgtgtggaccctctccatgtagaataaaactgcttttataagattactgatatgactggagtcttcattttaatgtaagtgatcatgatttcctacatatttagctaaattacaattcatgtcttttacGAGTTaagcttttttaatgaggaaaaaatgagagTACACCTTTAAGGTATCTAAATTCTAATCGCGATTGCCTTCATtgtgtctttgagatgttttctTTTTACAGATGTGGTTGAGTTCTACAACATTTTCTGCTAGTTTCACAATGCGTTACACTCTTTAGTCCCTTGAATACACTTTGTTTGGGTTGAATAAATTATAAGTCATGTGGAAACAAGCATGACCTTTACGAGATCACTCTTCAGGGGACTGCGCATATGAATACATAAATATAACTAGCTGCTATTTCAAATGCATCATGTATTTTAGTTGCTATAACAATAGTGAGAGTATTCCTTTTCAAACATTTAACTTTATGGTGTaaaatatttgggtattttactgCATAAtcttgtattattaatattatttgaatCACATTTTCTCACGCTAGCTCTTTTTAACAGTCCTGCAGTgtggcaaatacatttttcaattccaATAGTTGTTTAAAATTGAATGTGGAGTAGCTGTCACTCCACAGAACATTTGACGCTGATTAGTAACTATTGCATCTGTAATGGTAACATTTCGTCTTACCAGAagtatttttattagatttttctaGCTGCCATTTTGACTATTCTTTGTGACAAGAAAAAAAGCACGAAATTGTCTTGCAATCATTACGATTAAAGAATGTTCCGAATTAAAGTATCTCATTTATAATTAGTAAGAACTGGAATACTTACTAGACGGAAAAAGTTGATATCTGAACTACAATGCCTTTAAAATTCAACAActcaaaatgtattgaaaaatatTCAGTCAGACTCATCTTATGAAAATAGCCTGACTGTggctaattgtttttaaaattatatgATGTGGCTTCTTATAAGCGtagtggcagttctgaggtgaaatgtccactgagtggagctaaaagcaagttacattttgtttttacatgaggTTAAGGTTAATattctatcgagttttaaatcaacaaaactgacacCCCTCCTCtaaaccttaaccctaaacctaacggATAGTGCcagaaaagaaaatgtgaggttaaaaacgcaattgctgaattTTGAGGTGCTTCTATGACCAGGGCCGTATTATGGTGCTCCGTGGCTTAATGTTTCGCTGGGCCCCTGTCAGTCACACTCAATCACCATGCACTACACGGATGGGTTTAACAATTGCGCACCTTCTCTGTGTTTTTATTTCACATGTTTTTGCACAGTAATTTTTAAGTAAAAGTTGTAAcgatataaaattaagtaaaatctactttatgacacacacacacaaaaaagttaagtcaaatgtattacttattttatttacagtgAAATATTCTCTAAATATGACAacattttctactttaggattgttACATGATGaggcattgtaaagataacaaacattcATGAATAATAGTTATttataagctagagcattcattGTTACATATTTGAATttaagtacaaatgtagaatttacttaacattttcaagttcacgctttaactttttcagtaaatatatatgtgctatatttacttcacctcaaaaacaaaaataattctgtgcatttttgttttagtgcctctagtgttcaccAGGAAACTGACACGAGTTTGCAAAAATATAGGTGCAGGTTGATTAGTCATTTTTGCGACACTAGCgccaccgaatggaattgcaaaaataaacaatagctGCGTGCGAAACCGCGTACTGTCACAGTATgaactgtatttgatgaaggatgcaCTAATCTACTGGCAAAACAGTACgttcttttaggtatgcatgcgagtATTGTGAATAGATTTGAGACATACTTCATGAGATGTTGCATCGTATTGTGACATTATGATGTAATAACAACTGCTAAAACTATCTGTTTCGGTTtggttaaacaagcaccatttaagcacaaggaacaactaTCGTGGTATATATAACACTTACAGATAACTTGTAATTTACCACCATTTctttaaatccagtgttttgaaTGTGACATTGCCTCAGCTCCCGAAGGATTATGGGATCATTAAGTGTCCAGACGATCCGCACTTCAAAACCTCGCCGGAAATAGTTGGTCATCCGAGTATATCTCGCTTAatgcttcatgaatactgtggatttggacacactactccattggcataccatttttggcatactatatagtagagaagtatggatattcggacaCAGCGAATGTTTTCAAAATAGCTTCCTGAAAACGCCCCTCGTCTGCCGTTGGTCAAACAAAGTGATAGTCCCACCTCCAACTCAAGCCACTGGTTGATgatgttggggcgggtctaagcggggtgctctaaacaaacacaataattgttATAGTGTCACAGAGACacggtgtttacagttttcaagaaaataaacctatgaatggcttttAGTTGTCTccgcatattaagatgggatagaagaaaaaaatactcaaattcaaaacactgaaaaAGTCACATACTTTAGCATTAAAGTTACAGCCACTTATGGTTAGGTACTGCtattgtcatttttattaattctacAGGCCTCTCTGATTTAGATATCAACCATTTGCTTCTTACTATAGGCTATCTATTCTATTTTTAGTAACAGATAAAATCAGATTTAATATAACCATTGACCGTTGACCTTTTGGCTTAGCACAATAAAAGATAAGTAAAGAAAAGCAGTTCCGTTATAAGTAAAAATGAAAAAGTTacgctttttttttcattttaaataatggcACTAGTTTACGTAGATGTTGCCATTTTTGCAAAAATTACCACATTGTTATGGACTaaattctaaagtgaaaaactaGCAATTTATAAAGAAATATTTCCTTCTCAAACTAAAATGTTTCAATTAAAACTTGATTTAATTGGTAATCAATTTACAGGTATTTCATGTCTCCGCAATAACACTTTCTTAGTATTTTATATTAACAACATATttctaaaagttaaaaaaaaaaatacaaattaagttgCAGGTTAAAAGAGTGCTACTAAACATGATTCACCCAAAATAGTTCGTCACACAGCACAGGACGTTCTactgttaaaatatttaaagccATGAACTTCATCAGGTTATAACAGTCTCTGGCATGAGTCACCGTGCCACATCAGTGAGTGGAGAAGACAAGAGATACTGGGAAGTGCTCCCATGACTTTAGTGAGACGAAGAAAGGTTCCTCTGGATCTGCTGGTCAGAAGCTCCCCACACATGGACCTGATGGTGGAGAACACTAAGCAGACAATGTCGGTTTCCAACGACAGTGCATACGACTCCTCAGCAGTGGACACAGACACAGAAGAGGGACAAACCCACTCCAACATCACACTCATCCTCACCTACAATGAAGAGCTCATGCATAAGGTGAGCACCTCGACACATTCTCCTACAACCACAGATGCAGTAATTGCATGTAAACATAAAGTTTCTATCTTTTACATGGCTGCCTTAATTACACATCCACCTCCTGTGTTCATTGAGCGGGGTGGTTGCATCATGTGGATTTCTGTATTGCATAGAGGAATTGTGACTCATGCCTGTCATATCAGAACAAAAGTGACCTTCTGTATCAGTGTGACTCATTGGTGGGTTTTGCAGGTTTGTTTTTCTGTCACTCACTAAGATTACAAAGCTGCCCTAGAGCAAAAATTTGACCACAATAAAGGTttctgtttgaaacaacatagtTGTGCAGCCTTGTGTCATAAGACATCCCTTTAAATATGC comes from the Xyrauchen texanus isolate HMW12.3.18 chromosome 12, RBS_HiC_50CHRs, whole genome shotgun sequence genome and includes:
- the LOC127652978 gene encoding uncharacterized protein LOC127652978; this translates as MTLVRRRKVPLDLLVRSSPHMDLMVENTKQTMSVSNDSAYDSSAVDTDTEEGQTHSNITLILTYNEELMHKTILVGDSGVGKTSLLVQFDQGKFITGSFSATVGIGFTPPNLTEGKYNGQSGLLRGLLVPLYPPSKV